Proteins encoded within one genomic window of Candidatus Polarisedimenticolia bacterium:
- a CDS encoding CHRD domain-containing protein has product MTRVGIVWLLAGLLLVGTVGAPVSADDNGRTLRATLKGFEEPPSVSSTGRGSFRATISEDGTALTYTISYEDLEGDVLQSHIHLGQRGVNGGIAVFLCSNLANGPEGTPLCPGPRAGSVSRTVTGADIVGPSGQGLTTGEFAELLRAIDKNVTYANVHSSKHTGGEIRGQIESED; this is encoded by the coding sequence ATGACGCGTGTGGGAATCGTATGGCTGCTTGCGGGTCTTCTGCTGGTCGGGACGGTCGGTGCGCCGGTGTCGGCGGACGACAATGGCCGGACGCTGAGGGCCACCTTGAAAGGGTTCGAAGAGCCCCCCTCCGTCTCCTCGACGGGGCGGGGGAGCTTCCGCGCCACGATCTCGGAGGATGGGACGGCCCTCACCTACACCATCTCGTACGAGGACCTCGAGGGGGACGTCCTGCAGTCGCACATCCACCTGGGCCAGCGGGGAGTGAACGGCGGCATCGCCGTCTTCCTCTGCTCGAATCTGGCGAACGGGCCGGAGGGCACGCCTCTCTGTCCCGGGCCGCGGGCGGGGAGCGTGAGCCGCACCGTGACCGGCGCCGATATCGTCGGGCCGTCGGGGCAGGGGCTGACGACCGGAGAGTTCGCCGAGCTGCTGCGCGCCATCGACAAGAACGTGACCTACGCCAACGTCCACTCCAGCAAGCACACGGGCGGAGAGATCCGCGGCCAGATCGAAAGCGAGGACTGA
- a CDS encoding DUF1697 domain-containing protein, with protein MTRTAAELDAIARNNPFLRDAADPRTLHVVFLAERPGRSRAALLDPDSSPPDRFVLRGGEIYLLCRNGLARSRLTAQYFDSTLETTSTFRNWNTVLKMLELARLPARSG; from the coding sequence GTGACGCGGACGGCCGCCGAGCTCGACGCCATCGCGAGGAACAATCCGTTCCTGCGCGACGCGGCGGACCCGAGGACCCTGCACGTCGTCTTCCTGGCGGAGCGTCCCGGCCGTTCGCGGGCGGCACTTCTGGATCCCGATAGCTCGCCGCCGGATCGATTCGTCCTGCGCGGCGGCGAGATCTACCTCCTGTGCCGGAACGGACTCGCGCGCAGCAGGCTCACGGCGCAGTATTTCGACTCGACGCTCGAGACCACGAGCACCTTCCGCAACTGGAACACCGTCCTGAAGATGCTCGAGCTGGCCCGCCTGCCGGCGCGGTCCGGGTGA
- a CDS encoding BrnT family toxin — protein MEFEWDPAKARVNVRKHGVSFEEAATVFGDPLSVTISDPLHSTDEQRFIIVGRSRQGRIIVVVHVDRGHRIRIISARPAARREKRKYEET, from the coding sequence CTGGAGTTCGAGTGGGACCCCGCGAAAGCCCGGGTCAACGTCCGGAAGCACGGCGTCAGCTTTGAGGAGGCGGCAACGGTGTTCGGGGACCCGCTCTCGGTCACCATCAGCGATCCTCTGCACTCGACAGACGAGCAACGGTTCATAATAGTGGGGCGCTCCCGGCAGGGTCGAATCATCGTGGTCGTCCACGTCGATAGGGGGCACCGTATCCGAATCATCAGCGCGCGGCCGGCCGCGAGGCGCGAGAAAAGGAAGTATGAAGAAACATAG
- a CDS encoding DUF971 domain-containing protein: MSEPRKVEIAPDGGLSILWSDGHQAVYTPAHLRLACKCALCEDEWSGEKRLVAASIPADIRVQGVKPVGRYGLQITWSDGHSTGIYTFDRLRPMCECGTCLAAARG, translated from the coding sequence GTGAGCGAGCCACGGAAGGTCGAGATCGCACCGGACGGCGGGCTGTCGATTCTCTGGAGCGATGGCCACCAGGCGGTCTACACGCCGGCCCATCTGCGCCTCGCCTGCAAGTGCGCCCTGTGCGAGGACGAGTGGTCGGGTGAGAAGCGCCTCGTGGCCGCCTCGATCCCGGCCGACATCCGGGTGCAGGGCGTGAAGCCGGTCGGGCGCTACGGCCTGCAGATCACCTGGAGCGACGGACACTCCACCGGCATCTACACCTTCGACAGGCTGCGCCCGATGTGCGAGTGCGGGACCTGCCTCGCGGCCGCGCGCGGGTGA
- a CDS encoding APC family permease, protein MRDLPRGRARVSDPAAGSLAAGVAPSSGVAPLRHLGRFRLVAVGINSVIGGGIFIMPAEVAGLVGPASIAAYIVAGIVISGVGLALASLASRYETSGGPYLYVRSAFGEFAGFQVGWLFCLARLTAMANLVNGFARYLGALLPWAANPIGRAAVIAACAALIMTINSIGIRQTSGATNLFALAKVVPLVILGIGGLFFLHAENFTLTPVDPVSFLRSVLLLIFVFSGFEILTVPAEESLHPRRDMPFAVIATVLAVCAIYLLVHTVATGMLPGLASEQAPLATAAGLMAGEAGRYAMTVIAATSMAGCALVSLVGGTRLLYAMSQARQVPVWMGALHEGFRTPVKGTLLMGAIGTVLAIASAYSTLAAISAGTRLLVYLACCLACLRGARGVEPAGARGRIIPVLTSIAIVALLCALKGNEVVWGLTGIALGTVLYFGMTLITGAGRGRTVEAVGGLK, encoded by the coding sequence GTGCGGGACCTGCCTCGCGGCCGCGCGCGGGTGAGCGACCCGGCGGCTGGCAGCCTCGCGGCCGGCGTCGCCCCCTCGTCCGGCGTCGCGCCGCTGCGGCACCTGGGGCGCTTCCGGCTCGTGGCGGTCGGCATCAACTCGGTCATCGGCGGCGGCATCTTCATCATGCCGGCCGAGGTGGCCGGGCTCGTCGGGCCGGCCAGCATCGCCGCCTACATCGTGGCCGGCATTGTGATCAGCGGCGTCGGCCTGGCGCTGGCGTCGCTGGCGTCGCGCTACGAGACCTCGGGGGGGCCGTACCTCTATGTGCGCAGCGCCTTCGGGGAGTTCGCCGGCTTCCAGGTCGGCTGGCTCTTCTGCCTGGCGCGGCTCACGGCGATGGCCAACCTGGTCAACGGCTTCGCGCGCTACCTGGGGGCGCTCCTGCCCTGGGCGGCGAACCCGATCGGCCGCGCCGCGGTGATCGCCGCCTGCGCCGCCCTGATCATGACGATCAACTCGATCGGCATCCGGCAGACGTCGGGGGCGACCAACCTGTTCGCCCTCGCCAAGGTCGTCCCCCTGGTGATCCTCGGGATCGGCGGCCTGTTCTTCCTGCACGCCGAGAACTTCACGCTGACGCCGGTCGACCCGGTGAGCTTCCTGCGCTCGGTGCTGCTGCTCATCTTCGTCTTCTCCGGGTTCGAGATCCTGACCGTGCCGGCGGAAGAGTCGCTGCACCCGCGGCGCGACATGCCGTTCGCGGTGATCGCCACCGTCCTGGCCGTCTGCGCCATCTACCTGCTTGTGCACACCGTCGCCACCGGCATGCTGCCGGGGCTGGCGTCCGAGCAGGCCCCCCTGGCGACCGCCGCCGGCCTGATGGCGGGGGAGGCCGGGCGGTACGCCATGACCGTCATCGCCGCGACCTCGATGGCCGGCTGCGCGCTCGTCAGCCTCGTGGGAGGGACGCGCCTGCTGTACGCCATGTCGCAGGCCCGGCAGGTCCCGGTGTGGATGGGGGCGCTGCACGAAGGCTTCAGGACCCCGGTGAAGGGGACCCTGCTGATGGGGGCGATCGGCACCGTTCTGGCCATCGCCAGCGCCTACAGCACCTTGGCGGCCATCAGCGCCGGGACGCGCCTTTTGGTCTACCTGGCCTGCTGCCTTGCCTGCCTGCGCGGCGCGCGGGGGGTTGAACCCGCAGGGGCCCGCGGCCGTATCATCCCTGTGCTCACGTCGATCGCGATCGTGGCCCTGCTCTGCGCCCTCAAGGGGAACGAGGTGGTCTGGGGGCTCACTGGCATCGCGCTCGGAACCGTGCTTTACTTTGGCATGACGCTCATCACGGGCGCGGGACGCGGGCGCACCGTCGAGGCGGTCGGAGGATTGAAATGA
- the sppA gene encoding signal peptide peptidase SppA: MTKGGRKALVIVGILVGALVVVAFMLRMSQQPASGSVLELVLRDEIPDYVPVNGLAQILGEPKLTMRDYVEALRLARDDKRIKGLLVTIDGPDVGSARLQELRDAITDFQSGSKWAVAYLETAGEFSPGNRDYYLATACGRIWLGPSGDINLTGIRAEVPFVRGTLEKLDIVPDFDHIGKYKNAMNTITDKVMNEPHREAMDALVNAVFGQIKRGIAAGRKMSEAEVEALIDNGPYVGPRALEAKLVDALGYRDEMEARLKEENGGSLPLIKVGKYLKAGRFYTSGPKVALIYGLGGVSRGENDSNPMTGEMSMGSTTTAAAIKQAREDASIKAIVFRVDSPGGSYIASDVIHHEVELTKGVKPFVVSMGDVAGSGGYFVAMAADKIVAEPSTITASIGVLAGKLITTGFWNKVGITFDAVQRGRHATFFSTGSKYSPEERALFEGWLDRIYKDFVTKAAKGRHKTYDEVHAIAQGRIWSGEDALRLGLVDQLGGLTTAIGLALEEAKLPPDGRVQLVVLPEKKNFLLEILGGEEVRTPFMSLRGQVEDFIEKGPTPLADGVLTMPFVPVLR, encoded by the coding sequence ATGACGAAGGGCGGCAGGAAGGCACTGGTGATCGTCGGCATCCTGGTCGGCGCCCTCGTGGTGGTCGCCTTCATGTTGAGGATGTCCCAGCAGCCGGCAAGTGGGAGCGTCCTGGAGCTGGTCCTGCGCGACGAGATCCCGGACTACGTTCCGGTCAACGGCCTGGCGCAGATCCTGGGCGAGCCGAAGTTGACGATGCGTGATTACGTCGAGGCGCTGCGCCTGGCGCGCGACGACAAGCGGATCAAGGGGCTCCTGGTCACCATCGACGGGCCGGACGTCGGGTCGGCCAGGCTGCAGGAGCTGCGAGACGCCATCACCGACTTCCAGAGCGGCAGCAAATGGGCCGTGGCCTACCTCGAGACGGCGGGTGAGTTCTCGCCGGGCAACCGGGACTACTACCTGGCCACGGCATGCGGCCGCATCTGGCTGGGCCCTTCCGGAGACATCAACCTCACCGGCATCCGGGCCGAAGTGCCGTTCGTCCGCGGGACGCTCGAGAAGCTCGACATCGTTCCCGACTTCGACCACATCGGCAAGTACAAGAACGCCATGAACACCATCACCGACAAGGTGATGAACGAGCCGCACCGCGAGGCGATGGACGCCCTGGTGAATGCGGTGTTCGGGCAGATCAAGCGCGGCATTGCCGCCGGCCGCAAGATGAGCGAGGCGGAGGTCGAGGCCCTGATCGACAACGGCCCCTACGTCGGCCCGCGGGCGCTCGAAGCGAAGCTCGTCGACGCGCTCGGCTACCGCGACGAGATGGAGGCACGCCTCAAGGAGGAGAACGGCGGGTCGCTGCCCCTGATCAAAGTCGGAAAGTACCTCAAGGCGGGGCGCTTCTATACCAGCGGGCCGAAAGTCGCGTTGATCTACGGCCTGGGGGGCGTGTCGCGCGGCGAGAACGACTCCAATCCCATGACCGGCGAGATGAGCATGGGATCCACGACGACCGCCGCCGCGATCAAGCAGGCGCGCGAGGATGCGTCGATCAAGGCGATCGTCTTCCGCGTCGACAGCCCGGGCGGCTCCTACATCGCCTCGGACGTGATCCACCACGAGGTGGAGCTGACCAAGGGCGTGAAGCCGTTCGTCGTGTCGATGGGGGACGTCGCGGGCTCGGGAGGCTACTTCGTCGCCATGGCGGCCGACAAGATCGTGGCCGAGCCGTCGACGATCACCGCATCGATCGGCGTCCTGGCAGGCAAGCTCATCACCACCGGGTTCTGGAACAAGGTCGGCATCACGTTCGACGCCGTCCAGCGCGGCCGCCACGCGACCTTCTTCTCGACCGGCTCGAAGTATTCCCCCGAGGAACGGGCGCTGTTCGAGGGCTGGCTCGATCGGATCTACAAGGACTTCGTCACCAAGGCGGCGAAGGGCCGCCACAAGACGTACGACGAGGTCCACGCCATCGCGCAGGGCCGGATCTGGTCCGGCGAGGACGCGCTCCGGCTCGGCCTGGTGGACCAGCTGGGAGGCCTGACGACCGCCATCGGCCTGGCGCTGGAGGAGGCGAAGCTCCCGCCGGACGGCCGGGTGCAGCTCGTCGTCCTGCCGGAGAAGAAGAACTTCCTGCTCGAGATCCTGGGAGGTGAGGAGGTGCGCACCCCCTTCATGAGCCTCCGCGGCCAGGTCGAGGACTTCATCGAGAAAGGCCCGACGCCCCTGGCAGACGGGGTCCTGACGATGCCATTCGTACCGGTCTTGCGCTGA